The following proteins come from a genomic window of Corallococcus sp. NCRR:
- a CDS encoding sigma 54-interacting transcriptional regulator: MVLRVLSGAEAGKTHPLKQGTYMVGKNPTCDIVLTDKAVSRQHLKLEVHDEHVVATDLGSHNGSFVEGLRFTAMELRPGAVLTLGTTELKLVPEDTRERSLPLSSRDRFGALVGGSRKMREAFTVLERLAPGGADVLIHGETGTGKDLCAEAIHQQSPRAKGPFVIVDLAGVPSTLIESELFGHVKGSFTGAQGDRAGAFERAQNGTVFLDEIGELPLDLQPRLLRVLERRQVKRVGGNDYFTVNVRVVAASHVNLEQAVQQGKFRRDLFHRLAVLRVTLPALRERPEDIPLLIDHMLKLMGRQPGALSDQTRALLMQYPWPGNVRELRNVVEQVVNLGEEALPDLEAPPGTDGRKGPDLDLPFKEAKEHLIEVFERDYLKNLIERCEGNISRASREADIDRVYLRKLLRKHGLDPSGEP, translated from the coding sequence ATGGTGCTGCGGGTGCTCTCCGGCGCGGAGGCCGGCAAGACGCACCCGCTCAAGCAGGGGACGTACATGGTGGGCAAGAACCCCACGTGTGACATCGTCCTCACCGACAAGGCCGTCTCCCGCCAGCACCTGAAGCTGGAGGTGCACGACGAGCACGTCGTCGCCACGGACCTGGGCTCTCACAACGGCTCGTTCGTGGAGGGGCTGCGCTTCACCGCCATGGAGCTGCGCCCCGGCGCGGTGCTCACGCTGGGCACCACCGAATTGAAGTTGGTGCCGGAGGACACCCGCGAGCGCTCGCTGCCCCTGTCCTCGCGCGACCGCTTCGGCGCGCTCGTGGGCGGAAGCCGCAAGATGCGCGAGGCCTTCACCGTGCTGGAGCGCCTGGCGCCCGGCGGCGCGGACGTGCTCATCCACGGCGAGACGGGCACGGGCAAGGACCTGTGCGCGGAGGCCATCCACCAGCAGAGCCCGCGCGCCAAGGGCCCCTTCGTCATCGTGGACCTGGCGGGCGTGCCCTCCACCCTCATCGAGTCCGAGCTCTTCGGCCACGTGAAGGGCTCCTTCACCGGCGCCCAGGGCGACCGCGCCGGCGCCTTCGAGCGCGCGCAGAACGGCACCGTCTTCCTGGACGAGATTGGCGAACTGCCCCTGGACCTGCAGCCGCGCCTGCTGCGCGTGCTGGAGCGCCGGCAGGTGAAGCGCGTGGGCGGCAACGACTACTTCACGGTGAACGTGCGCGTGGTGGCCGCCTCGCACGTCAACCTGGAGCAGGCCGTCCAGCAGGGGAAGTTCCGCCGCGACCTCTTCCACCGGCTCGCCGTGCTGCGCGTGACGCTGCCCGCGCTGCGCGAGCGCCCGGAGGACATCCCGCTGCTCATCGACCACATGCTCAAGCTGATGGGCCGGCAGCCGGGCGCGCTGTCGGACCAGACGCGCGCCCTGCTCATGCAGTACCCCTGGCCCGGCAACGTGCGCGAGCTGCGCAACGTGGTGGAACAGGTCGTCAACCTGGGCGAGGAGGCCCTGCCGGACCTGGAGGCGCCCCCGGGCACGGACGGCCGCAAGGGGCCGGACCTGGACCTGCCCTTCAAGGAAGCGAAAGAACACCTCATCGAAGTGTTCGAACGTGACTACCTGAAGAACCTCATCGAGCGCTGCGAAGGCAACATTTCCAGGGCTTCTCGCGAAGCTGATATCGACCGTGTCTACCTCCGGAAACTCCTGCGCAAGCACGGGTTGGATCCGTCCGGGGAGCCTTAA
- a CDS encoding GlsB/YeaQ/YmgE family stress response membrane protein, producing MALETILLWAVIGLIAGWLASAVVGGGYGLIGDIVVGVVGAFLGGFILRALGTGAPFGGIAGTIFVAFIGAVVLLLILRLIHSSTVRRV from the coding sequence ATGGCGTTGGAGACAATCCTGTTGTGGGCGGTCATTGGCCTCATCGCCGGATGGCTCGCGTCCGCGGTGGTGGGCGGTGGCTACGGCCTGATTGGCGACATCGTCGTGGGCGTGGTGGGCGCGTTCCTGGGAGGCTTCATCCTCCGGGCGCTCGGCACGGGAGCCCCATTCGGCGGCATCGCGGGCACCATCTTCGTGGCGTTCATCGGAGCGGTGGTGCTGCTGCTGATACTGCGGCTCATCCATTCGAGCACGGTCCGAAGGGTCTGA
- a CDS encoding JmjC domain-containing protein has product MKRIFESVGSPLQFDRESFRCRHTLLGHPALELENLAGVVQRLPSENVFFSSGLVPKDADFDRAHVDYRTGLSLKDTVENMMTSNSYIMLRAPEQDPSFHELYRALLSEVEDLMRAQGVGTQAVDPMLYLFIASPGSVTPFHLDRYSTLLMQFRGSKAVHISKAWDEQVVPAPDLEAFVARSGSKVSYRETFDETAVRYAFGPGDALHIPFVAPHYVKNGAEDVSVSLSIIFNTRETARHLRALRANHALRKHLGSLGYRPTPVNRSLPLDYVKSGMERVVRRARGLLPA; this is encoded by the coding sequence GTGAAGCGCATCTTCGAGTCCGTCGGGTCGCCGTTGCAGTTCGACCGTGAGTCCTTCCGGTGCCGTCACACGCTGCTGGGGCACCCCGCGCTGGAGCTGGAGAACCTGGCGGGCGTGGTGCAGCGACTGCCTTCCGAGAACGTGTTCTTCAGCTCCGGCCTGGTGCCCAAGGACGCGGACTTCGACCGCGCGCACGTGGACTACCGCACCGGCCTGTCGCTGAAGGACACCGTGGAGAACATGATGACGAGCAACTCGTACATCATGCTGCGCGCGCCGGAGCAGGACCCCAGCTTCCATGAGCTGTACCGCGCGCTGCTGTCGGAGGTGGAGGACCTGATGCGCGCGCAGGGCGTGGGCACCCAGGCCGTGGATCCAATGCTCTACCTCTTCATCGCGTCCCCCGGCAGCGTCACGCCCTTCCACCTGGACCGCTACTCCACGCTGCTGATGCAGTTCCGGGGCAGCAAGGCGGTGCACATCTCGAAGGCGTGGGACGAACAGGTGGTCCCCGCGCCGGACCTGGAGGCCTTCGTCGCGCGCTCCGGCTCCAAGGTCAGCTACCGCGAGACCTTCGATGAGACGGCGGTGCGCTACGCCTTCGGGCCCGGGGACGCGCTGCACATCCCCTTCGTGGCGCCGCACTACGTGAAGAACGGCGCGGAGGATGTCTCCGTGTCGCTGTCCATCATCTTCAACACCCGCGAGACGGCCCGGCACCTGCGCGCGCTGCGCGCCAACCATGCGCTGCGCAAGCACCTGGGGTCCCTGGGTTACCGGCCCACGCCCGTGAACCGCTCCCTGCCGCTGGACTACGTGAAGAGCGGCATGGAGCGCGTGGTGCGCCGGGCGCGCGGCCTGCTGCCCGCCTGA
- a CDS encoding group I truncated hemoglobin, producing the protein MTSVYEKLGGEPAMAAAVDVFYRKVLADERISHFFEDVDMERQAAKQKAFLTMVTGGPASYSGKDMRAGHKHLVERGLNEMHFDAVAGHLKETLEELGVPADLVGQVMAVAEGARADVLNR; encoded by the coding sequence ATGACGAGCGTGTACGAGAAGCTGGGTGGAGAGCCGGCGATGGCGGCGGCGGTGGACGTCTTCTACCGGAAGGTGCTGGCGGACGAGCGCATCAGCCACTTCTTCGAGGACGTGGACATGGAGCGCCAGGCCGCGAAGCAGAAGGCGTTCCTGACGATGGTGACCGGTGGGCCGGCGAGCTACTCGGGCAAGGACATGCGCGCGGGACACAAGCACCTGGTGGAGCGCGGGCTGAACGAGATGCACTTCGACGCGGTGGCGGGGCACCTGAAGGAGACGCTGGAGGAGCTGGGCGTGCCCGCGGACCTGGTGGGCCAGGTGATGGCCGTCGCCGAAGGGGCGCGTGCGGACGTGTTGAACCGCTGA
- a CDS encoding 2Fe-2S iron-sulfur cluster-binding protein produces the protein MAKVRHESEWYPLEPGETVLDGLLRQGVRVPHACRAGACQSCLMRATSGAVPEAAQVGLKDTLRARGYFLACTCRPPAGTALEVAGASELRVPARVVDLESLSGDVFAVRLEVESPLDYRAGQYVTVVRADGLARSYSLASLPREGRLELHVRLVPGGAMSGWFAREVRHGDPVHLQGPAGDCFYVPGQPEAPLLLAGTGTGLAPLYGILRDALEAGHTGPIHLFHGAKDPGGLYLVDALRALAASHPNLTYRPVVLAGGGEVEEGALEAKVVGCLPKRPLGWRAFLCGNPEAVLSLRKKLFLAGFSLRDIHADAFLPSVPRAGPVAGAA, from the coding sequence ATGGCGAAGGTGCGGCATGAATCCGAGTGGTATCCGCTGGAGCCCGGAGAGACGGTGCTGGACGGCCTCTTGCGCCAGGGCGTGCGCGTGCCTCATGCGTGCCGGGCGGGGGCCTGCCAGTCCTGCCTGATGCGAGCCACCTCGGGCGCGGTGCCCGAGGCGGCGCAGGTGGGGCTCAAGGACACGCTGCGGGCGCGGGGCTACTTCCTCGCGTGCACGTGCCGGCCCCCGGCGGGCACCGCGCTGGAGGTGGCGGGGGCGTCGGAGCTGCGCGTCCCCGCGCGCGTGGTGGACCTGGAGTCGCTCAGCGGGGACGTGTTCGCGGTGCGGCTGGAGGTGGAGTCCCCGCTCGACTATCGCGCGGGGCAGTACGTCACGGTGGTGCGCGCGGACGGGCTCGCGCGCAGCTATTCGCTGGCGAGCCTGCCTCGCGAGGGCCGGTTGGAGCTGCACGTGCGGCTCGTGCCCGGGGGCGCCATGAGCGGCTGGTTCGCGCGTGAAGTCAGACACGGCGACCCGGTGCACCTGCAGGGGCCGGCCGGGGACTGCTTCTACGTGCCCGGGCAGCCGGAGGCGCCGCTGCTGCTGGCGGGGACGGGCACGGGGCTCGCGCCGCTGTATGGCATCCTGCGGGACGCGCTGGAGGCGGGCCACACCGGCCCCATCCACCTGTTCCACGGGGCGAAGGACCCGGGCGGGCTGTACCTCGTGGACGCGCTGAGGGCCCTGGCGGCGAGCCATCCGAACCTCACCTACCGGCCCGTCGTGCTGGCGGGAGGAGGGGAGGTGGAGGAGGGGGCCCTGGAGGCGAAGGTCGTTGGCTGTCTCCCAAAGCGCCCCCTGGGCTGGCGGGCGTTCCTCTGCGGCAACCCCGAAGCGGTGCTATCCCTGCGCAAGAAGCTCTTTCTCGCGGGGTTCTCGCTGAGGGACATCCACGCGGATGCCTTCCTGCCGAGCGTTCCGCGAGCGGGGCCCGTCGCCGGAGCCGCCTGA
- a CDS encoding RrF2 family transcriptional regulator, protein MHLTLHADYSLRVLMYLAARPGRPSSTQEMADAYGISKHHLVRVVQTLAQEGHVEVKPGRAGGVLLAKAPGDIRLGKVVRAAEPDFHLVECFDKERNTCPIAPACGLKGVLAEARDAFLATLDKYSLEDLLRRSKPGLSDLLLTPAAPER, encoded by the coding sequence TTGCACCTGACCCTTCACGCCGACTACTCGCTGCGCGTCCTCATGTACCTGGCGGCACGTCCGGGGCGGCCGTCGTCCACGCAGGAGATGGCGGACGCCTACGGCATCTCCAAGCACCACCTGGTGCGCGTGGTGCAGACGCTGGCGCAGGAGGGACACGTGGAGGTGAAGCCGGGGCGGGCCGGCGGCGTGTTGCTGGCGAAGGCCCCGGGAGACATCCGGCTGGGCAAGGTGGTGCGCGCGGCCGAGCCGGACTTCCACCTGGTGGAGTGCTTCGACAAGGAGCGCAACACGTGCCCCATCGCGCCGGCCTGCGGGCTCAAGGGCGTGCTGGCGGAGGCGCGTGACGCGTTCCTCGCCACGTTGGACAAGTACTCGCTGGAGGACCTGCTGCGGCGCTCCAAGCCCGGCCTGTCCGACCTGCTGCTGACCCCGGCCGCGCCGGAGCGGTGA
- a CDS encoding carbohydrate binding domain-containing protein — protein sequence MKRQPQLALLAVFAVILLHAPPAKAQIAAAHVYHNHMPNFWAYYDLTQYNATPVGGPIRYAYDGQVIQIKQSPPANYTYFLPSGAPMPHDDLVTYYSHHAKVGAYQYWPPDVAADMKANATTGQIHVTMSGAVVNNVNDLVTRRNVSGYDNANWGASWRDRYTNLRTPAGNRSLDLIHFTGHHSMGPLVGPDYFLKDLIYQSATLSQPYFLGSGFTASKGFFPTELGFSERLIPTLAKLGVKWSVIGDNHFSRTLKDYPFLNDPGSDTLVSPPNRADLQNTSTVGAWVSESMAHEQQVIRNKYPFASTPHWVRYVDPATGAESRVVGIPVNQNGSWLEGWEGQATVDVVGLRSFEGLTSQKQFFVLAHDGDNSGGRAGSLDTWLNGRAVTCTGGVQCLGIDEYLVNNTPVSTDVVHVQDGSWVDTRDSSSDPQWHHWRLPFGIWKGQFPAFNSATGLNLAPKTNLSGVQEGMTVSLEHGWHYLERNFALLQAAMNYAKTAEQVWLDGHPNHWKPTTALDSQITHAGNQLNPWMLSFPVKGDAANDWAGGANPAELAWYFLLPAMDSGFGYYDENVDDNVKPTLSFNQSLYFSKPYVQDRLAQDRTGPSVWWPQRWPYNPGSANTDKSEGWTLHHFDNNFALYTYAFDVSGITRIKARVRVHTAKSIDPLDNTPRVYDPVALKAAGVPGIDPSRVGAWVDYPLQRRELRPVMNGVAWQPAHLPVMQKVAAQEIGDLYYVYLGAYRDQLLDYYIEATDSRGNVTRSEIQSVYVGAGKYRQEGGKYIEDLNGPVTGTYPFLRVDTTAPSVPTGLAATRTDRSVTLTWTASTDSVGVTGYQVLRNGTQVGSPSTTGYTDSGLTAGTAYSYTVKARDAAGNTSAASSALSVTTLPPDTTAPSAPSGLSASGVTSSSVVLSWTAATDNYGVSDYLVFRNGTQVAAPTATTYTDTGLSSSTTYSYTVRARDAAGNTSVASSALSVTTGLGYTTTVYYKKGFATPYLHYRPAGGTWTTAPGVLMPDAEVTGYAKYTVNLGSVQQLEAVFNNGSGTWDNNNGVNYLFPTGTSTFNAGVITAGAPVSDTTAPSVPSGLTAPSKSATTVSLSWTASTDNVGVTGYLVFRNGTQVGSPTATTYTDSGLSSNTAYSYTVRARDAAGNTSAASTALSVTTSAGNTATVYYKKGYATPYIHSRPAGGTWTTAPGVAMAAAEVSGYAKHTVDLGSATQLEAVFNNGSGTWDNNGGLNYFFPAGTSTFNAGTISAGAPSQDTTAPSVPTGLTAASKTATTVSLTWTASTDASGIAGYDVYRNGALVGSPTTASFTDTGLTAGTAYSYTVRAKDTAGNVSAASSALSVTTSTSGATVTFNVTASTVVGQNVYVVGNVAALGSWAPANAILLSAANYPTWSAAVGLPGSTAIEYKFIKKDTANNVTWESGANRTLTTPATGSSTVNDTWR from the coding sequence ATGAAAAGACAGCCGCAACTGGCCCTGCTCGCGGTGTTCGCCGTCATCCTGTTACACGCGCCACCGGCAAAGGCTCAAATCGCCGCCGCGCATGTGTATCACAATCACATGCCCAACTTCTGGGCGTACTACGACCTGACCCAATACAACGCGACGCCGGTGGGTGGCCCCATCCGCTACGCGTATGACGGACAGGTCATCCAGATAAAGCAGTCACCTCCGGCCAACTACACCTATTTCCTGCCGTCGGGCGCGCCCATGCCGCACGACGACCTGGTGACGTACTACTCGCACCACGCGAAGGTGGGCGCGTATCAGTACTGGCCGCCGGACGTGGCGGCGGACATGAAGGCCAACGCCACCACGGGACAGATTCACGTCACCATGTCCGGCGCGGTGGTGAACAACGTCAATGACCTGGTCACCCGCCGCAACGTGTCCGGCTACGACAACGCCAACTGGGGCGCCAGCTGGAGGGACCGCTACACCAACCTGCGCACGCCCGCGGGCAACCGCTCGTTGGACCTCATCCACTTCACGGGCCACCACTCCATGGGGCCGTTGGTGGGGCCGGACTACTTCCTCAAGGACCTCATCTACCAGAGCGCCACGCTGTCCCAGCCGTACTTCCTGGGCAGCGGCTTCACGGCCTCCAAGGGCTTCTTCCCCACGGAGCTGGGCTTCAGCGAGCGGCTCATCCCCACGCTGGCGAAGCTGGGCGTGAAGTGGTCCGTCATCGGTGACAACCACTTCTCCCGCACGCTGAAGGACTACCCGTTCCTCAACGACCCGGGCTCGGACACGCTGGTGTCGCCGCCCAACCGCGCGGACCTCCAGAACACCAGCACCGTGGGCGCCTGGGTGAGCGAGTCCATGGCGCACGAGCAGCAGGTCATCCGCAACAAGTACCCCTTCGCCTCCACGCCGCACTGGGTGCGCTACGTGGACCCGGCCACGGGCGCCGAGTCGCGCGTCGTGGGCATCCCCGTCAACCAGAACGGCTCCTGGCTGGAGGGCTGGGAGGGACAGGCCACCGTGGACGTGGTGGGCCTGCGCAGTTTCGAGGGGCTGACGTCCCAGAAGCAGTTCTTCGTGCTCGCGCATGACGGCGACAACTCCGGCGGGCGCGCGGGCTCGCTCGACACGTGGCTCAACGGCCGCGCCGTCACCTGCACCGGCGGCGTGCAGTGCCTGGGCATCGACGAGTACCTGGTCAACAACACGCCCGTCTCCACGGACGTGGTGCACGTGCAGGACGGCTCGTGGGTGGACACGCGCGACTCCTCGTCCGACCCGCAGTGGCACCACTGGCGGCTGCCCTTCGGCATCTGGAAGGGGCAATTCCCGGCCTTCAATTCCGCCACCGGCCTCAACCTGGCGCCCAAGACGAATCTGAGCGGCGTGCAGGAGGGGATGACGGTGTCGCTGGAGCACGGCTGGCACTACCTGGAGCGCAACTTCGCGCTGCTCCAGGCCGCGATGAACTACGCGAAGACGGCCGAGCAGGTCTGGCTGGATGGACACCCCAACCACTGGAAGCCCACCACGGCGCTGGACTCGCAAATCACGCACGCGGGCAACCAGCTCAACCCGTGGATGCTGTCCTTCCCGGTGAAGGGCGACGCGGCGAACGACTGGGCGGGCGGCGCGAACCCCGCGGAGCTGGCCTGGTACTTCCTCCTGCCGGCCATGGACTCCGGCTTCGGCTACTACGACGAGAACGTGGACGACAACGTGAAGCCCACGCTGTCCTTCAACCAGTCGCTCTACTTCTCCAAGCCGTACGTGCAGGACCGGCTGGCGCAGGACCGCACGGGCCCGTCCGTCTGGTGGCCGCAGCGCTGGCCGTACAACCCGGGCAGCGCCAACACGGACAAGTCCGAAGGGTGGACGCTGCACCACTTCGACAACAACTTCGCCCTGTACACCTACGCGTTCGACGTGAGCGGCATCACCCGCATCAAGGCGCGCGTGCGCGTGCACACGGCGAAGAGCATCGACCCGTTGGACAACACGCCTCGCGTCTACGACCCGGTGGCGCTGAAAGCGGCGGGCGTGCCCGGCATCGACCCGTCGCGCGTGGGCGCGTGGGTGGACTACCCACTCCAGCGCCGTGAGCTGCGGCCGGTGATGAACGGCGTGGCGTGGCAGCCGGCGCACCTGCCGGTGATGCAGAAGGTGGCCGCGCAGGAGATTGGCGACCTCTACTACGTGTACCTCGGCGCCTACCGCGACCAACTGCTCGACTACTACATCGAGGCCACCGACTCGCGCGGCAACGTCACCCGGAGCGAGATCCAATCCGTCTACGTGGGCGCCGGGAAGTACCGGCAGGAGGGCGGCAAGTACATCGAGGACCTCAATGGCCCGGTGACGGGCACCTACCCGTTCCTCCGCGTGGACACCACGGCGCCGTCCGTGCCCACGGGGCTCGCGGCGACGCGCACGGACCGCTCCGTGACGCTGACGTGGACGGCCTCCACGGACAGCGTTGGCGTGACGGGCTACCAGGTGCTCCGCAATGGCACGCAGGTGGGCTCGCCCTCCACGACGGGCTACACGGACAGCGGTCTCACGGCGGGCACGGCGTACAGCTATACGGTGAAGGCGCGGGACGCGGCGGGCAACACGTCCGCCGCGAGCAGCGCGCTCTCCGTCACCACCCTGCCCCCGGACACCACGGCGCCGTCGGCGCCCTCGGGGCTCTCCGCGTCGGGGGTCACCAGTTCGTCGGTGGTGCTGAGCTGGACGGCCGCCACGGACAACTATGGCGTGAGTGATTACCTCGTGTTCCGCAATGGCACACAGGTGGCCGCGCCCACGGCGACGACGTACACGGACACGGGGCTGTCCTCGAGCACGACGTACAGCTACACCGTGAGGGCCCGTGACGCGGCGGGGAACACCTCCGTGGCGAGCAGCGCGCTCTCCGTCACCACCGGCCTGGGGTACACGACGACGGTCTATTACAAGAAGGGCTTCGCCACGCCGTACCTCCATTACCGTCCCGCGGGTGGCACGTGGACCACGGCCCCTGGTGTGCTGATGCCGGACGCGGAGGTGACGGGGTATGCGAAGTACACGGTGAACCTGGGCTCCGTGCAGCAGTTGGAGGCCGTGTTCAACAACGGCAGCGGCACGTGGGACAACAACAACGGCGTGAACTACCTGTTCCCCACGGGCACCTCCACGTTCAACGCGGGCGTCATCACGGCGGGCGCGCCGGTGAGCGACACCACGGCGCCGTCGGTGCCTTCGGGACTGACGGCTCCGTCGAAGTCCGCGACGACGGTGTCCCTGAGCTGGACCGCGTCCACGGACAACGTCGGCGTGACGGGATACCTGGTGTTCCGCAATGGCACACAGGTGGGCTCGCCCACGGCGACGACGTACACGGACAGCGGGCTGTCTTCCAACACGGCCTACAGCTACACGGTGAGGGCGCGCGACGCGGCGGGCAACACGTCCGCGGCGAGCACCGCGCTCTCCGTCACCACCAGCGCTGGCAACACGGCGACCGTCTATTACAAGAAGGGCTACGCAACGCCATACATCCACTCCCGTCCGGCGGGCGGCACGTGGACGACGGCGCCGGGCGTGGCCATGGCGGCGGCGGAGGTCTCCGGCTACGCGAAGCACACAGTGGACCTGGGTTCGGCCACACAGTTGGAGGCCGTGTTCAACAACGGCAGCGGCACGTGGGACAACAACGGGGGGCTCAACTACTTCTTCCCCGCGGGCACCTCCACGTTCAACGCGGGGACCATCTCCGCGGGTGCGCCGTCCCAGGACACCACGGCGCCCTCGGTGCCCACGGGCCTGACGGCCGCGTCGAAGACGGCGACCACCGTGTCCCTGACGTGGACGGCGTCCACCGACGCGAGCGGCATCGCGGGCTATGACGTGTATCGCAATGGGGCGCTGGTGGGCTCGCCCACGACGGCCAGCTTCACGGACACGGGGCTGACGGCGGGCACTGCGTACAGCTACACCGTGCGGGCGAAGGACACGGCGGGCAATGTGTCCGCGGCGAGCAGTGCGCTCTCCGTCACCACGTCCACCAGCGGGGCCACGGTTACGTTCAACGTCACGGCGAGCACCGTGGTGGGACAGAACGTGTACGTGGTGGGCAACGTCGCCGCGCTGGGGAGCTGGGCTCCGGCCAATGCCATCCTGCTGTCCGCGGCCAACTACCCCACGTGGAGCGCGGCCGTCGGGCTGCCGGGCTCCACGGCCATTGAGTACAAGTTCATCAAGAAGGACACCGCCAACAACGTCACCTGGGAGAGCGGCGCCAACCGCACCCTGACGACGCCGGCCACGGGCAGTTCGACCGTGAACGACACGTGGCGCTGA